From one Bacteriovorax sp. BAL6_X genomic stretch:
- a CDS encoding ABC transporter permease, producing the protein MKLKMVMRELRSSPMFFIIFILNLSIGMVGLSTIEVFKSSFDSALTAKSKSLLGSDISVSSRIAITKDSLEIAKSNLDYSEMTRNRSLYSMLFNGEKSRLVNIRGLGHGFPFYGEILAKSGKSFRDLKDNEIFIYPELVGQLGLDVGKDIKIGSKIFKVAGIVEEDGSAGFSMGQLAPRLYLKNEVLDSTDLIKPGSTIWRSLHFKMAKELSDKELIKREKDLKAKIIDSSIRIRSPQSNSERVGRSMDYLADFLGLVSLCGLFLAGLGLIYLFRGFLLKRRKDLAILGFIGMRKKDIFKIYTLKLFFLGLFGSLLGIAIGTAFSPVIQTMVSRNLGINFALEFSLSTFFVTMAVGVASTIVLAPALIIPYLRVDQKALFDHDTSLSKNFYDYLLFIPIVIFYWVMAIYLSESLIVGSAFIAVFLLIVGVFFPVGSFVLSWLGKFNPKLSLSSNMAFKYVTRHKISTLFIFLCLFISTSLMTLIPSVKNIIGAELSMPAEERPVYFLFDIQPEQVEDLKTFVSQKKLDLLNISPMVRGRLVKINGEGYNPEKLGDLTREEQREQRSRNRSANLSYRDHLVRGEEIVEGRMPKRFDFESDEVAEVSLEQRYASRLGINLGDELEYNILGMPIIAKVVGFRSIRWTSFLPNFFISFGPGVLEDAPKTFIAAIGKGEGDVNDQLQSDFAAKFQNVSLIDIQSSLKRVATIMESITKILVTMSFIVFLVGLLVIYSLIAHQLESRREDISLINIIGIRFSEIRKSIMKEMALMSVSAVVVGVTLGQLVTYAVAKLQFDLNYIFSSTEIIGFAILIIVLSILISFSSFNRFIRK; encoded by the coding sequence TTGAAGCTTAAAATGGTTATGCGAGAGCTTAGAAGCTCTCCAATGTTCTTTATCATCTTTATTCTAAATCTCTCGATAGGAATGGTTGGTCTTTCAACCATCGAAGTCTTTAAATCCTCTTTTGATAGTGCTTTAACGGCAAAGTCAAAATCTCTACTTGGATCTGATATTTCAGTAAGCTCGCGAATTGCGATCACGAAAGATAGCTTAGAGATTGCAAAATCTAATCTCGACTATAGTGAGATGACTCGCAACCGCTCACTCTATTCGATGCTCTTTAACGGCGAAAAAAGTCGACTCGTCAATATACGAGGACTTGGTCACGGGTTTCCTTTCTATGGTGAGATCCTAGCAAAGAGTGGCAAGAGCTTTCGTGATTTAAAAGATAATGAAATCTTTATATATCCTGAACTTGTTGGTCAACTTGGTCTTGATGTAGGCAAGGACATAAAGATTGGATCTAAAATATTTAAAGTCGCGGGGATTGTCGAAGAAGATGGTTCTGCCGGTTTTTCCATGGGGCAACTTGCTCCAAGACTCTATCTAAAAAATGAAGTTCTTGATTCTACTGATCTTATCAAACCTGGTAGTACAATTTGGCGAAGCCTACACTTTAAGATGGCCAAAGAGTTAAGCGACAAAGAGCTTATTAAAAGGGAGAAAGATTTAAAGGCCAAAATCATCGACTCTTCTATTCGCATTCGCTCTCCTCAGTCTAATTCTGAAAGAGTCGGGCGTTCAATGGATTATCTCGCTGACTTTCTTGGGCTTGTTTCTCTATGTGGGCTATTCCTAGCAGGTTTAGGCCTCATCTACCTCTTTAGAGGATTCCTTTTAAAGAGAAGAAAGGATTTAGCGATTCTTGGATTTATTGGTATGAGAAAGAAAGATATCTTTAAGATCTATACGTTAAAGCTTTTCTTTCTAGGCCTATTTGGTTCACTTTTAGGAATTGCAATTGGGACGGCATTTAGTCCTGTTATACAAACCATGGTCAGTCGAAATTTAGGAATTAATTTTGCTCTTGAATTTAGCCTTTCAACTTTCTTTGTCACAATGGCCGTAGGGGTTGCCTCTACAATTGTCTTAGCACCAGCTCTTATTATTCCTTATTTAAGAGTCGATCAAAAGGCACTCTTTGATCATGATACGAGCCTTTCAAAGAACTTCTATGATTATTTGTTATTTATTCCAATTGTAATTTTCTATTGGGTAATGGCCATCTACTTATCTGAAAGCTTGATTGTTGGTAGTGCATTCATTGCAGTCTTCCTACTTATTGTGGGGGTCTTCTTTCCTGTGGGAAGTTTTGTTCTTTCATGGCTTGGAAAATTTAATCCAAAGCTTAGCTTATCATCTAATATGGCCTTTAAGTATGTGACTCGTCATAAGATTTCAACATTGTTTATCTTCTTATGTCTGTTCATTTCAACAAGTCTTATGACTCTTATCCCTTCAGTAAAGAATATCATTGGAGCGGAACTTTCGATGCCAGCAGAGGAGCGTCCTGTTTATTTTCTCTTTGATATTCAGCCTGAACAAGTTGAGGATCTAAAAACTTTTGTTTCTCAGAAGAAGCTGGACCTTCTCAATATCAGCCCAATGGTTCGTGGGCGACTCGTAAAGATTAATGGTGAAGGTTATAACCCAGAAAAACTTGGGGATTTAACAAGAGAAGAACAAAGAGAACAACGTAGTCGCAATCGCAGTGCTAACTTAAGTTACCGCGATCATCTTGTAAGGGGTGAAGAGATTGTCGAAGGACGTATGCCTAAGCGTTTTGACTTTGAAAGTGATGAAGTGGCAGAAGTTTCATTAGAACAACGTTATGCGAGTCGTTTGGGTATTAATCTTGGTGATGAGCTTGAGTATAATATTCTAGGGATGCCTATTATTGCTAAAGTTGTAGGATTTCGCTCGATTCGTTGGACGAGCTTCCTGCCAAATTTCTTTATCTCATTTGGCCCAGGGGTTCTTGAGGATGCTCCAAAGACTTTCATTGCTGCCATTGGAAAAGGTGAGGGTGATGTTAATGATCAGCTTCAATCAGACTTTGCGGCCAAGTTTCAAAATGTATCTCTAATTGATATTCAAAGCTCCCTTAAAAGGGTTGCAACAATTATGGAGAGTATCACAAAGATTCTCGTTACAATGAGCTTCATTGTCTTTCTTGTGGGGCTTCTTGTGATCTACTCTCTCATTGCACACCAATTAGAGTCTCGACGAGAAGATATCTCACTTATCAATATCATTGGGATTCGTTTTAGTGAGATT